The window caccataaatgaaggaaagatgccgaacattcGAATATAatattacaggagaataacgataattgaaataaaaaaatttgggaaaaaaaagattCCCCGACCCCGGCCaaggccccggccccgcgttttggatactacccaaaaaaatattgacatattaaaaaaaaatgttctggCAGTAAGCGACGTGATAGTCTGATCTCCTACTTagcggtagtctagtggttacgTGAGCGAGTTATTATTAAATCGAAATTCCCGGgttcggattttaaaaatagatattcatttcccataatctcATAATTTAGAGAAAACAGGACGCTACAATTAGCCTaaactcgggcctgcaaaaataCAGTGGTGTAAGGTTATtttagcactaaagaaaagaaaagaaaaggaaagaaaagagagaagtctgTCCTTTTTACATCGTCCTTACATTGCGCTTTTCTTGATGTTCGaatgtgtatgtagtgaatacccggatCCTTATTataggtggtgacaatgaccactggatcatggaaacgaggtaaaaatagtgtatttattctAAAATGGCTAAACACATTGTCTTTTTGCTGATCGATAGGTATTtatgctcagtgtttgagaaaggaaacgctaattgaacggtttaagatgaaacgaaatgactcgtcgaaacattttttgcagaaaaaaatgacagTGAAACGAAGGGTGAGATGTGAAAACTTCTTTTCAAGATGACCAACCTTTGTCACGCGCGCAATAggtgaagatgtgcactatatctcgacacttgaaaataGTTTCAGAAGTAGACAAGTTGcttgaggatggccatgccaaatgaatccatagcacgagaatcaaatatttaaaagataccatttgttgtaatttaaatactcagtAATATGCAcacaattgtcaaaataaaagaattataattctctgtgatcaaattttggaaagtgtTTATCAAAaacatacagtaagcaaaatctattgtgcaacttccatgtacattaccagtatgacttgggctgtattaaatctgaaaagttgtgttgaacgcAGTGAGTTCTGCAGGTAATTGTGTTAACATtaaatatgtttgtctcgatTAGTTTGATAAAGCAGTTTAGGGTTCATTTCTTACATTTATAATAATTACAGGGAAGTTATTAATTTCCTGtcataattatatataatagcaCATAGTGACATAGCTGCACATTCATTACCAGCATTTGATccatacactaaaacatcaccttgacagttgttttactgGGATCAATGGGATGTGAACAAGGGtttttctaggttatgtccctgcaaaggttgaacttaccagcaatatgccatgcGGTAGACCAGACTtgtaacaagaaactatttcaacaagaaactatttaaaaaaacaaaaatagtgtttcgtttccggaatggtaagggcaggagaaaagataaaatactgtagtgtgggtcacttggtctgtcatatttatttcgcttcgtctattgaaactctcgagaataaagatataaatgtgaccgcaaactctctgaacggcaggtatttttgcaggttgcaggttgcaggttgaaatttcattataactggaaagctgctggcactaaaaagaaaggtaaagcgatagacttgccgtgactgttacatgaacagctaaccttaggcctaattaggcctaaagaaaagtttttaggcctaaggttagctattcatggaacaggcactaaaaagaaaggtaaagcgatagacttgccgtgactgttacatgaacagctaaccttaggcctaattaggcctaaagaaaagtttttaggcctaaggttagctattcatgtaacagtcacggcaagtctatcgctttacctttctttttagtgccagcggctttccagttataatgaaatttcaacctgcaacctgcaacctgcaaaaatacctgccgttcagagagtttgcggtcacatttatatctttattctcgagagtttcaatagacgaagcgaaataaatatgacagaccaagtgacccacactacagtattttatcttttctcctgcccttacggGCCCGAGTAATTAGGAATTGTTGATAATCAATCATTTCGGAGGTAGAGAATGCGTTGTGCTGTTACAAATGAAAATGCCTCCCCAGTTCATTTGGATTCCCTTTGGTCTCACTCAAACCTGGAAGGACTGGAACAGAAAAATTTATATTTCCCATAGAACAGTTCGGCACTAAAACGCCTACGAAGCATATTCTTAGAAAGTGAAGAGAATGCACTTTTACGCTGGTCAAATTGTGCGAAATCTTCGACATTGCAGCACGGACTGTACACCAAATGGTCATAAAAGTAAGTACAAATGGAAATTCACGGTTCTTTGCGGTTAAAAAGTCGGTTTGCGAGAGCGAAATGAGTCCACCATTACGTTGAGTTCAGAAATAGATCGACGTGTAAACATAATCCCCATGGGAATCGTTCTTTTCTTAGAATTTCCGGATTTAGTATGCGTTTATCGCGCGCTCTTGAATAAAATGAATTCAAATTTAAGGCCTTAACTGTAGAGGGAATTGATGATAAATGTTTCGATAGTGAATTTCGGTAGTAACCAGTCTAGTAAGCTAAATTTTTGATGATCTCTCGATCGAGTCACTAGAAACAGTCTGCCTTTGATATCCTCTCGCTCATTGTATGGAAGTTGacgtacaaaacaaaagcaaaatttaGCTCGTgtttagcataataatagcgcCAAACTCCGAAAGACGTTATGTGCAAGCCAAGGATTTTCTCGCACACGGTCTACGCctggtaatttttttattattattacacatCAAACTCAATGTTTTGTGTGGTGACAGTTTTTTCAAAtgcttataataattataatgaccCATGAAGAAATGGGCTAACACCGGTACCCAAGCATTATATCATCTTATAGTATAAAGAATGACGGAGTATGTTTGTTCATTGTTGTTAGGGAAACAAGCTACACAGCCAAAtgatgtaataatttttttttgcagacaAGAAGTGATCTCGGAACTTCTGTGAAACGACAACTTGGAAAAAAAGGTATGGGCAAATTTTGAAGTGAATGTGACAGCTGTTACAGCAAATTagaattttctgttttcatttGTGGTTTATAGTTAAGGTATGTGGGGTTTATGTGGAGTTTTTGTAGCTTATTAAACCCCATCTTAGTTTCTTCTGTGTAGTTTTAACCTTGAAGGTCTGTGGAGCATATGAAGCATTTCTGTAGCTTCTATGTGTTAAACCCCATCTTAGTTTGTTCTGTTTACTTTTAAACTTTCAATTTATGTATTTTGGGTTTCAGTTATTTAGAACGAAGTATGCTCCAACCAGCTCCAACTCAAGCTAAATCCCCAGAgattcatttctttattttaaaaagtctATTTTGTTTGCCTCAATGCCCTTGGAATTATAATTTTAAACACAGATTTTTATGAAACCTTTATATTCTGCTTTCCTCAGGGTTCGTCCTACCCcttaaagtccttgaaaagccgtGGGATTTAATTTCGGAGTTCAAGGGCACTTGAAAagcctttaaaaaaaacaggtccgattttgtggaaaactccttgaaaactGCTCGAATTTTTGCTTGGGGGAAAGTTGTTGCcattgcatcatgctaagttaaggagacatttcaaaaattgagcccaaattGTGCCCATGCGTGCATTTTGCTTGCAGGAtatcaaggtaggctttttcagcaaagaaaacactgaaacacaatGTATGGCACAGAAATACAATTTCTTCTTCTTGAAAATGCCTTGTAAGGAGTGTTTAAACATACTCCTGGATTTTTTTTCTGGAGACAAAATGCAGCACAAACCCTGTTTCCTACAAGACAAGCCTTCGAGGAAACATCATCGGCTTCAGTGGTTTCGATAAAATGTGAGGTTGACGGCTGTTTTAAGTTGGATAACTgactgttgtcattgtcaaaatgaattttaatcttaggtttgaaagaatcagtctctaattatttcagtttagggGGTAAAGTAACCTACTTCTCTCTATCAACATTTTTCACTCACTTCagtgaaagggaaggataccagaggtcaACCCTATGGAAGGTATCTGCCAAACCTGATGTAATTGATTGAGAGTCAATTTTGATGACGGAGGAAAACCGGAACACCCCGAGAAAAACTcttggagtcagattgagatcaactgacactcagcccacatatgacctTGGGGCTGAGGGTTTTACTCTGGtcacagaggtggaaggcatAGTTGGTAACTGCTCAGTCACCCTGACTCCACTAAGCTGCCCATTCCCCTTCTCTCAGTGAAGTAGCAAACGCTTTTTGTCAGCTGTTGGTACCTATTGAGACCATTGCATTTTACAAACAGCTTTCTGGTCAGAAAAGTTTTCAGGGCTTCTAACAACTGTCTTAGGTAATATCTCACGTCTTGCCAGTGGACTGGTCTTGTATGCTTGCATTTTCTTTCAAGCATCCATTCGAAATATGAACCTTTGAGTCAAGAACTGAACTGAAAGTTTTGGTTTTTGATTGTGGACAATAAAATCAAGTTTGCGTAACTGTGACAATGGATTACGTATGTACATAATTAtattcaccaaaaaaaaaaaaagattttcatTAAGCCTGAGCAAAGCATTAGTTTTTTGTTTCCCAGGGGGTGAGATAAATTAAAAATGAGCTGGCAAGTGATTTGTCATTCTCTTCAGTAGGTCACATGTATTTTCGTTTTCGTTGTATGCTGAATTGTGCACCCTCTTTTTCACTTTCGTTAAAGTTTTATAATTCGTGTGAACAATCTTCTTTGATTTGTTTTGGTGGTGCTGATTGTTGCAAAGTAATTCCTGAAATGCTTGTTGAAACAGATTGAGCTTTTAAATAAGGACGAAGAGGAACTTATAACATTGAGGTGTTGTTTGGCGATTTGCACGAACTCCAAGTAAGTAGGAAGAGTTCATTTTGGGAGAGAGAGTTCATGTGCgccatacatgtatattaaagtGCGACAGAAAGTCAACACGCCTTATCGCCGTATCCTATTTTGAGCTGCTCAAGCACTCATGTACGCGTTCGAGGGGGATAAAACTAGACTTGAAATCTCTGAAGACACCTCGTTTCGAAGGTTACTAGTTAAGGTACTTCAAATAAAATATACCCCGTTCACATTCAAAGTAGAACTCGGGCATACTTGAAACCTTGTTACGTCCCTAGTGTGAACCCCCGTAATGCTTTCTTTGAGGAGCACAGTTTAAATTCTGAATCGACTCGCCAAGTTAACGTTGAAAAACCGTGTATGCTAatgaagtttttgtttttgtcacgcAACGTAGGTAAGACATTGACAGGAAAATGCAGGAAAATACTGCACCTCCCGGTGAAACCcggagcagtaacgaaagggaAAGAGAATTTGGTACTCACCGAGAGGCTGTTGGGAACATGGTTTTACCTTCACGTGACCTTCTATTTCCCGGAAATCACCACGAAGAAAATTCAAACAACGAAGAAGAAACTAGTGCACATGAAAATGCGATGGCTTCTCAGGAAGAAAGTGATGAGCGTTTGCAGGGGAGTGTTTTAGATATTGGCCAGCCTTTAACTGACTTTCAATTTACTTTGGGCGATATTGCAAGTACTTCTCAGAACCAAGGTTTAGATAGTGGAAGTGAAAATGAGATAGATGAGTGGCAGGAAGACGATCATGAGCGATTACAAGGGAGGAATCGTCGGCAGAGACATTTTCCACCTTATCTACAGCTAGCTTCTGACATTTCTGGACCTTTGGCAGAGTTGCAAGTTCCGGGAACCAATATTCGTGACGGTGGTGCTAGCACTATTGCTGAAGGTGATCCTTCTTCAAGCGTAGATGTCAGGAATGAAAGTGAAACCGGAAGCAGTCGAGATGCTAACCTAAGAAGTACACAACAAGCTACTGCTAAGAAGAAAAGGCGAGGAAGGCATTATATCGATATTGCAAAGGAGTTGTCTGGTTCGCTAGCTGGGCTCCGTGTTCCAGAAGCAAGTGACGATAGATCTTTGGAGGAGCAAGCGAGGGATTTCCGTGTTGGCGAATCTGTTACTGATCATCCATCACTCTTGTCACAACCCGATCCACATTCAATCTGTTCTTTGAGAGACCAGGACTGCATGCATGAAACTTTCTGTAGCACTGAGGAACCGCGTCATGCTCAACAAGAGTCCATTTCGGAGTACAATCCAAATGCCTCTTGCGGTTCCTGTTATGAGAGCTGTGGGCGTTCAGTTACTCAAGATGAACAGGAAATGCGGACTGAACATAATCCAGGGAATGAGGTTGTTGACGCAAAATCAACTTATTTAAATCCTGACCCGACTTTTGGATATGGTGATGAATACGAGACCTGCAGACAGTCCATTTCACAAGTTGAGACGAATAACGAGGAAGATTTTGGAATGGATCATTTGAGAAGGGAACAGGCTCTTCAGGAGTCGTTTTCACTACACGATGAACATGCTTCTTGTGGTTCAGTGTCTTACCATGAAGAATTCGATATCCCTACTGATGATTCCTTGCCTCTACCAGACACAGGCAATCTTGAAAGTTGTAGTCCAGCAATGACCATGACAGACAGCTCGAAATTTACTAAGTCACCACGGGAAATGGTGTCAGACTTTGACAAATGTTTGAAAGACGAACGAACCATGACATCGGGCGACAGTTATTCAAAACCCGATGGAGAACCCGCTGCGAAAAGAAGCAAATTAAACCAGGAAGCGACAGATGAAACTTCTTCGCCCTTTCGCAATAGACGCTCAGATGTCAATACACATTTGAATTCTGGGATGCCATCGGTGCAATCCACGCATCTCGAATCTGCGGAAAGAGAAGAGCTCCAAGAACGTCGGTTACAAAACAACGGTTTCTACCCAAGGGAGAGAAACG of the Montipora foliosa isolate CH-2021 chromosome 14, ASM3666993v2, whole genome shotgun sequence genome contains:
- the LOC137984290 gene encoding uncharacterized protein; protein product: MQENTAPPGETRSSNEREREFGTHREAVGNMVLPSRDLLFPGNHHEENSNNEEETSAHENAMASQEESDERLQGSVLDIGQPLTDFQFTLGDIASTSQNQGLDSGSENEIDEWQEDDHERLQGRNRRQRHFPPYLQLASDISGPLAELQVPGTNIRDGGASTIAEGDPSSSVDVRNESETGSSRDANLRSTQQATAKKKRRGRHYIDIAKELSGSLAGLRVPEASDDRSLEEQARDFRVGESVTDHPSLLSQPDPHSICSLRDQDCMHETFCSTEEPRHAQQESISEYNPNASCGSCYESCGRSVTQDEQEMRTEHNPGNEVVDAKSTYLNPDPTFGYGDEYETCRQSISQVETNNEEDFGMDHLRREQALQESFSLHDEHASCGSVSYHEEFDIPTDDSLPLPDTGNLESCSPAMTMTDSSKFTKSPREMVSDFDKCLKDERTMTSGDSYSKPDGEPAAKRSKLNQEATDETSSPFRNRRSDVNTHLNSGMPSVQSTHLESAEREELQERRLQNNGFYPRERNDESLSSEFEQMNLEVNGSMERRMASCQSIGSHQREEPHESPQTSLSDLETNWFRPTDSSPPMNYIPSQSHVPTFCHSSADDYGKVSEEDISGSSNSSPSAVSKASQKVPEQTKKKISKHNTNNAYREPAKDVAGDLRANNLQLKNTEVRDQNTEKEHSVAKHRQLCNGNTVQAQEASNSVVDPLETCRRDIQEGTMVTNEEQAKRSSDAVSREMEVNSATNLSGIADSSKFGISQQPARPSSRRKRETPEAAELRRAQIEEQQRSVDNMAPELQAIVIEMIQRDEEELGGGHVWYYTNRNPPVPPRLQSQRQGENRHQQTTSQRSSQQSSGKKSRKGKKKMGHYVELAGIIAPELAALNSALTNGHRNEPEHLVQCGNTEISPDVGNQGAVGHSQRVFDHGVSTANTSGSHSSDVSLQDQFSRSEMSSGDQSHRQPRTHPATNQKQKRGNANH